From a region of the Sphaerodactylus townsendi isolate TG3544 linkage group LG16, MPM_Stown_v2.3, whole genome shotgun sequence genome:
- the EPHA2 gene encoding ephrin type-A receptor 2 encodes MNWGRSFPPAAPIDACEARAPLASPPARPPAGPMSRTGAAAGALLALLACLSCGRSQEEVVLLDFAGAQGDLGWLNHPYGRGWDLLQNVMNETLIYIYSVCNVMEGGQDNWLRSNWIHRSEAQRIFIELHFTVRDCNSFPSGTGTCKETFNLYYAESDVDYGINFQKRQFRKIDTIAPDEITVREDFAARNVKINKEVRPVGPLTRKGFYVAFQDIGACVALLSVRIYYKKCPSVLRNMASFPETIAGADSQALAKVRGACVPDAVAEEAPAMHCNSDGEWLVPIGECLCRQGHETHGDSGCKACPAGFFKSDISNSACSKCPLHTLPSAVGATWCPCQEGYFRSLTDPVSSPCTSPPSAPQGARAIGLGAKVQLLWSPPQDPGGRQDIVYSVTCEQCWPETGECQPCDASVRYSEQAHAMTGTVLTVSDLEPHANYTFTVEARNGVSSFSTERSFAVASITINQTEPPQVTSVTLDSRTDTSLTVSWTVPPRQQSHVFKYEVTYSKKRDENSYSVVRCEGSSNSVTLTKLTPGTKYLVRVQAVTQEGYGSQTTDYQFETLDEGSDRTNSASVLWGVIAGVIFMVLVVLAIVLFILRRKKNLRARQTSEDVYFSRADQLKPLKTYVDPHTYEDPSQAVLKFTTEIPSSCVSRQKVIGAGEFGEVYKGILKHGKKDLPVAIKTLKSGYTEKQRIDFLSEASIMGQFSHHNIIHLEGVVSKAKPFMIITEFMENGALDRFLREKDGEFCVLQLVAMLQGIAAGMKYLASMNYIHRDLAARNILVNSQLVCKVSDFGLSRVLEDDVDATYTTSGGKIPIRWTAPEAISHRKFTSASDVWSYGIVMWEVMSYGERPYWELSNQEVMKAINEGFRLPAPMDCPSTIYQLMMQCWQQERSRRPKFSDVVSILDKLLNSPDSLKTLANFDPRVSIRLPSTSGSEGIPFRTVSDWLESIKMHQYTDHFVAAGYDVLEKVVQMTNEDIKRIGVRLPGHQKRIAYSLLGLKQEVSAVGIPI; translated from the exons ATGAACTGGGGCCGAAGTTTCCCACCGGCGGCTCCCATTGACGCCTGCGAGGCCCGCGCGCCCCTtgccagcccgcccgcccgcccgccagccgGGCCCATGAGCCGCACCGGGGCCGCCGCCGGAGCCCTCCTCGCCCTCCTGGCGTGCCTCAGCTGCGGCCGGAGCCAGGAAGAAG TTGTCCTGCTGGACTTTGCCGGGGCTCAAGGGGACCTGGGCTGGCTCAACCACCCCTACGGCAGAGGG TGGGACCTTCTCCAGAACGTGATGAACGAGACCCTCATCTACATCTACTCCGTCTGCAACGTGATGGAGGGGGGCCAGGACAACTGGCTGAGGTCTAACTGGATTCACCGCAGCGAGGCACAGCGCATCTTCATCGAGCTTCACTTCACCGTCCGGGACTGCAACAGTTTCCCCAGCGGGACGGGCACCTGCAAGGAAACTTTCAACCTCTACTACGCCGAGTCGGACGTGGACTACGGCATCAACTTCCAGAAGCGGCAGTTCCGCAAGATCGACACCATTGCCCCCGACGAGATCACCGTGCGCGAGGACTTTGCCGCCCGCAACGTCAAGATCAACAAAGAAGTGCGCCCGGTCGGGCCGCTCACGCGCAAGGGGTTCTATGTGGCCTTCCAGGACATCGGGGCTTGCGTGGCCCTCCTCTCAGTACGGATCTACTACAAGAAGTGCCCCAGCGTCCTCCGCAACATGGCCAGCTTCCCCGAGACCATTGCCGGAGCCGACTCGCAGGCCTTGGCCAAGGTGCGGGGAGCGTGCGTGCCGGACGCTGTGGCAGAGGAGGCGCCGGCCATGCACTGCAACTCAGACGGAGAGTGGCTCGTTCCCATCGGGGAGTGCCTCTGCCGCCAGGGCCACGAGACACACGGGGACAGTGGCTGCAAAG CCTGCCCTGCCGGCTTCTTCAAATCGGACATCTCCAACAGTGCCTGCTCAAAGTGCCCGCTGCACACGCTGCCCTCTGCTGTGGGCGCCACCTGGTGCCCCTGTCAAGAAGGCTATTTCCGGTCCTTGACTGATCCAGTCTCTTCGCCCTGCACAA GCCCCCCATCGGCCCCCCAGGGCGCCAGAGCGATCGGCTTGGGGGCCAAAGTGCAGCTGCTCTGGTCCCCGCCTCAGGACCCTGGAGGCCGCCAGGACATCGTGTACAGCGTGACGTGTGAACAGTGCTGGCCGGAGACAGGGGAATGCCAGCCCTGCGATGCGTCTGTCCGGTACTCGGAGCAGGCTCATGCCATGACAGGCACTGTCCTCACAGTCAGCGACCTGGAGCCGCATGCGAATTACACCTTCACCGTGGAGGCCAGGAATGGtgtgtcatcctttagcacagaGCGGAGTTTTGCCGTTGCCAGCATCACGATCAACCAGACAG AACCCCCCCAAGTGACCTCAGTGACCCTGGATAGCCGCACAGACACCAGCCTGACCGTGTCCTGGACCGTCCCTCCCCGGCAGCAGAGCCATGTCTTCAAATATGAGGTCACCTACAGTAAGAAG aggGATGAAAACAGTTACTCGGTTGTGCGCTGTGAAGGCAGCTCCAACTCTGTGACCCTCACGAAGTTGACCCCGGGCACCAAGTACCTGGTGCGTGTTCAGGCTGTGACCCAGGAGGGCTACGGGTCCCAGACCACGGATTATCAGTTTGAGACGCTTGATGAAG GCTCTGACCGCACAAATAGCGCCTCGGTCCTGTGGGGTGTCATTGCTGGTGTCATCTTCATGGTCTTGGTGGTGCTGGCCATTGTCTTATTCATTCTCCGGAG GAAGAAGAACTTGCGAGCACGACAGACGTCAGAGGACGTTTACTTCTCCAGGGCTG ACCAGCTGAAGCCGCTGAAGACCTATGTGGACCCCCACACTTACGAAGACCCCAGCCAGGCTGTGCTGAAGTTCACAACGGAGATCCCTTCCTCTTGTGTTTCCCGGCAGAAAGTCATTGGGGCAG GTGAATTTGGGGAGGTCTACAAGGGGATCTTGAAACATGGCAAGAAGGATCTCCCGGTGGCCATCAAGACGCTGAAATCGGGCTACACGGAGAAGCAGCGCATCGACTTCCTGAGCGAAGCGAGCATCATGGGGCAGTTCAGCCACCACAACATCATCCACTTGGAGGGCGTGGTGTCCAAAG CCAAGCCTTTCATGATAATCACGGAGTTCATGGAGAATGGCGCGCTGGATCGATTCCTACGG GAGAAGGATGGGGAGTTCTGTGTCTTGCAGCTGGTGGCCATGTTGCAGGGCATTGCTGCGGGCATGAAGTACTTGGCCAGCATGAACTACATCCACCGGGACTTGGCTGCTCGCAACATCCTTGTCAACAGCCAGCTAGTCTGCAAAGTCTCCGACTTCGGTCTCTCCCGGGTGCTGGAGGATGACGTCGATGCCACCTACACAACCAGT GGCGGGAAGATCCCGATCCGCTGGACAGCACCTGAGGCCATCTCGCACCGCAAGTTCACCTCTGCCAGCGATGTCTGGAGCTACGGGATTGTGATGTGGGAGGTGATGTCCTATGGAGAGCGACCCTACTGGGAACTCTCCAACCAAGAG GTCATGAAGGCCATCAACGAAGGCTTCCGGCTCCCAGCCCCCATGGACTGCCCATCCACCATCTACCAGCTGATGATGCAGTGCTGGCAACAGGAGCGGAGCCGCCGGCCCAAGTTCAGCGACGTGGTCAGCATCCTAGACAAGCTCCTCAACTCCCCAGACTCGCTGAAGACCTTGGCAAACTTTGACCCTCG GGTCTCCATCCGCCTGCCCAGCACCAGCGGCTCTGAGGGGATCCCTTTCCGGACAGTGTCCGACTGGCTGGAGTCCATCAAAATGCACCAGTACACAGATCACTTTGTGGCCGCCGGCTACGATGTCCTTGAGAAGGTGGTCCAGATGACCAATGa